CAGCAATGGCGGGCGCCATCGGCGGCGGCGGGTTGGGCGATGTTGGTATCCGCTACGGTTATCAACGCTTTCTACCTGAAGTCATGTTGGCGGTAGTCGGTATACTCGTGGTTTTCGTGCAGTTGGTGCAGTCAGGCGGAGATTGGCTGGTGCGCCGGCTTAGCCATAAATAAACAGGAGAAATCATTATGCAATTTCGTGCTTTATCCCGCTTTGCGGTGATCTTAGGAAGTTTGTTTTTGGGGTCCGCGGTGGCTGGCGCTGCAGAAAAAATCAAAGTAGGTGTTACGGCGGGTCCGCATGCGCAAATTATGGCGGTAGTGAAAGCCGTGGCAGCAAAAGCGCCAGATGGCCTGGATCTCCAGATCATCGAATTCTCTGATTTTGTGCAGCCTAATGCTGCGCTTGCTGCGGGTGATCTGGATGCCAATAGTTTTCAGCATTTGCCTTATTTAGTTGCGCAGAACAAAGATCGTAAATATGCGCTGGTGAGTGTCGCGAATACAGTGACTTTCCCATTGGGGATTTATTCAGCGCGCGTCAAATCTTTATCTGAGCTTAAGCCTGGCGCCAAAATTGCCTTGCCGAATGATCCCACCAATGGCAACCGCGTATTATTGCTTCTGCAAAAGCAAGGCTTGATCAAGCTGCGCGCTGGCGTAGAACTCGCCACCCCGCTTGATATTACGGATAATCCGAAAAAACTAAAACTGATTGAGTTGGATGCGGCTCAGATTCCACGCGTCTTGAAAGATGTTGATGCTGCCGCTATCAATACAGATTTTGCCGTGCAAGCTGGCTTGACTCCAGTGCGGGATGCAATCGCTATCGAAGATCCCAAAGGACCGTATGCCAATCTAATTGCCGTGCGGGCAAGCGATCAAAACAAACCTTGGGTGGCCAAGCTCGTCAAAGCCTATCATTCACCTGAAGTGAGGCAATATATTGAACGCCAGTTTAAAGGAGAGGCGCTCGTGGCTTGGTAATGGATCAGCGGGATGGCTCATCGCGATAGTGGCGCTCAATAAATATTTAGAATGGAGTAGGCGGATGAAGGTTCTGGTAGCAGTCAAGCGGGTTGTAGATTACAACGTAAAGGTGCGCGTCAAGCCTGACCACACCGGGGTGGACACGGCGCATGTGAAAATGTCGATGAATCCATTCGATGAAATCGCCGTTGAAGAAGCGGTGCGGCTTAAAGAAGCTGGGCTGGTAACTGAAATTGTTGCGGTTTCATGTGGTGTGGCGCTGTGTCAAGAAACCTTGCGCAGTGCATTGGCAATGGGTGCGGACCGCGCGATTTTGGTGGAAACGAATCAAGAGTTGCAACCCTTGGCCGTCGCTAAACTTCTACAAGCGTTGGTAAAAAAAGAAGCGCCGCAACTGATTATTTTGGGTAAGCAAGCAATCGACGATGATGCTAATCAGACCGGTCAGATGCTGGCGGCTCTATGTGATCTGCCGCAAGCAACCTTTGCTTCAAAGGTCACTATGGTGGATGGGCGCGCCCATGTCACGCGTGAAATTGATGGCGGGCTAGAAACGCTTTCCTTGACGTTGCCAGCGGTAATAACCACCGACTTGCGTTTAAACGAGCCACGCTATCTAACGCTGCCAAGCATCATGAGAGCCAAGAAGAAACCGCTTGAGACCCTGTCTCCAGACACGCTGGGCGTGGATATTGCGCCGCGTCTAAAAACCCTTAAAGTTGCTGAACCCGCGGCGCGTCCGGCCGGTGTTAAGGTGCCGGACGTTAAAACTTTAGTCGACAAACTAAAAAACGAAGCAAAAGTTCTCTAATGGTTTAGGGTCAGTGAGTTTTTTAGATAATCAAAAAGAGGCGACATGACAATTTTACTTATTGCTGAACACGACAATCATCAATTGAAGGGGGGCATGCATAATGCAGTGAGTGCAGCCTCTAAACTAGCTAGCCTAAGCGGGCAAGAGCTACATATATTAGTCGCCGGCCATCAGGCGCAAAGCGTGGCTAACGAGGCCTCTCAGCTCGCTGGTGTGGCAAAAGTCCTCTTAGCTGATGCGGTGCAGTTGGCTGAAGGTTTGGCTGAAAATGTGACGGCAACGGCGCTTAAGATTGCTGCGTCTTATTCGCATATTGTTCTATTAGCGAGCGCGTACGGTAAAAATATTGCGCCGCGTATCGCCGCCAAACTGGATGTGGCGCAGATTTCCGAAGTGATCGCCATCCAGAGTCTAGATACCTTTGAGCGTCCAATTTATGCTGGCAATGTGATTGCCACGGTGCAATCGAATGATGCAATCAAAGTCATAACGGTGCGTGGCACAGCTTTCGAGGCCGCGGCAGCGCAGAACCAAAACGCACCGCTTGAAGCGCTTGAAGCAGCCCCTGAGACAGGCTTTTCTCAATTTATGCGGCGCGAGCTCACGCAACTTGAGCGGCCGGAACTGACCGCTGCGAAAGTGGTGGTATCAGGTGGGCGCGGGCTGGGTTCTGCGGAAAATTACACAAAATTGCTAGAGCCGCTGGCGAACCAGTTAGGCGCTGCTTTGGGCGCTTCGCGCGCAGCCGTCGATGCCGGTTTTGTACCGAATGACTACCAAGTCGGACAGACCGGCAAAATTGTCGCGCCGCAATTGTATTTGGCGGTAGGTATCTCAGGCGCGATCCAACATTTGGCGGGCATGAAAGATGCGAAAGTGATCGTCGCGATTAACAAAGACGCTGATGCACCGATCTTTAGCGTAGCAGATTATGGTCTAGTGGGCGATCTCTTTGAGCTGGTGCCAGAGTTAGTGACTGAATTGCAAAAAGCCTAATCTCATTTAACCGCTGTAAACCGCTGATTGAATTGGGTCATAGGAGGAGAAGATGAGCTATAGCGCCCCACTCAAAGAGATTATATTCACCATGCAAGCGCTGGCTGGGCTCGAAGCGATTGCAGCTTTGCCTGGCTTAGAAGACGCTAACCTTGACATGGTGCGCGCGATACTGGAGGAAGCCGCAAAATTCAATCATGAAATTATCGCCCCGCTCAATCGCGTGGGCGATTGTCAGCCAGCGGTTTTGCGCCAGGGCGAAGTGACTGCGACGCCAGGCTTTAAATCAGCCTTTGCCCAGTTTACGCAAGCCGGCTGGCAGGGGATTGTGCACCCGCCCGCGTATGGCGGTCAGGGCTTGCCAAAATTGCTGGGCGCGGCCTGTAATGAAATCCTCAATGCCGCTAATTTATCGTTTGCGCTATGCCCACTCCTGACGGATGGCGCGATCGAAGCACTGCTCACCGCGGGCAGCGAAGAACAAAAGAAGCGCTTTGTGCCGTTGCTGATTTCTGGCGCCTGGACCGGCACTATGAATCTCACTGAGCCTCAAGCGGGTTCTGATCTTGCCCTCATACGCACGCGCGCCCAGCAGCAAGACGATGGAACTTACAAATTATTTGGCACAAAAATTTTTATTACTTATGGCGAGCATGATCTAGCGGCCAATATTCTCCATCTCGTGTTAGCGCGTACGACGAATGCGCCTGATGGGGTGAAGGGCTTGTCATTATTTTTAGTGCCTAAATTTTTAGTTAATCAGGATGGTTCACTCGGTGCGCGTAACGATGTGCATTGCGTGTCGCTCGAACATAAATTGGGCATTCATGCCAGTCCAACCGCCGTCCTTCAATATGGAGATCAGGGCGGGGCCATCGGCTATCTGATTGGAGCGGAAAATCGCGGCCTCGAAAGCATGTTTATCATGATGAATGCAGCTCGCTTCGCGGTGGGCATGCAAGGTATCGCTTTGGCTGAGCGGGCTTATCAACAGGCTCTCGCCTACGCAAAAACGCGGCTGCAAGGCCGTCCCCTAGACGGCTCGACGCCGCATGCGGCGCCCATCATTAAACACCCAGATGTACGCCGGATGCTGATGACCATGCGTGCTTTAACGGAAGGAGCGCGCGCCCTTGCTTACTATGCTGCTGCGTTACGAGATTTTGCTGAGCACGCGCCAGAGGCAAAGACGAAGCTCGAAAACCAGGCTCTTTACGAATATTTAGTCCCGATCGTCAAGGGCTGGAACACTGAATTAGCCAGCGAGGTAGCCAGCCTTGGCGTGCAAGTGCATGGCGGCATGGGCTTTATTGAAGAGACGGGCGCGGCCCAGTATTATCGTGATGCGCGCATCCTAAGCATTTACGAGGGGACTACGGCAATCCAGGCAAACGACTTGGTGGGACGCAAAACCGCGCGCGATGGCGGCGCGGCAGCCAAAATATTGATGGCGCGTATCCTAGCAACTGAAGAGGCGCTGGCCGCATCCAATAGCCTAGCCGCTAAAGTGATGCATACCCATTTACGGGCGGGCCGTCATAGCTTAGAGAGCGTGCTTGATTTTATGGTTGAGCGCAGCAAAACCCAGCCCACTATCGCCTATGCGGGTGCCGTGTTATACCTAAAGCTTGCTGGCACTGTGCTGGCCGGCTGGCAAATGGCCCGCGCCTTGCTGATTGCACAAGAACACTATGCGCTAGATGAAACTTTCTACGCGCAAAAAATTGCAACAGCCCACTTTTTTGCGACGCATATTTTGACCCAAGCGCCCGGGCTAGGGGCGGCGATCATGAGTGACAGCGAGAGCATAGAGAGCTGGCTTGCAGAAGCACAGTTTTCTTAACCGGACGGAGTCCGCCGAGCTTATTGGCTGGGTGGGCTCAAACGCTTAGCAGAGCAGATTAAAGCGGACGGGTTAGCAGACAAGATAAAAAGTCCATTCGCGCAAACTCGTTAAAATGACTATAATTAAAGTGTCAAATTAAGAAATGGCACAATACTATATGTCATATAAAAGGTTCTTCCAGCAATTGCGAGCCATGCGTAAGCAAGCGGGCATTAAAACAGCACAGATCATCGCTAAAACTGGATGGTCGCGTCAGCGCATTTCGCAGCTTGAGCGGGGTGAAGTGGATGCGCAACTTTCCACCTTGATTGCATTAGCTAATGCAGTCGGGGCGGAACTGATA
The Mycoavidus cysteinexigens genome window above contains:
- a CDS encoding MetQ/NlpA family ABC transporter substrate-binding protein, which gives rise to MQFRALSRFAVILGSLFLGSAVAGAAEKIKVGVTAGPHAQIMAVVKAVAAKAPDGLDLQIIEFSDFVQPNAALAAGDLDANSFQHLPYLVAQNKDRKYALVSVANTVTFPLGIYSARVKSLSELKPGAKIALPNDPTNGNRVLLLLQKQGLIKLRAGVELATPLDITDNPKKLKLIELDAAQIPRVLKDVDAAAINTDFAVQAGLTPVRDAIAIEDPKGPYANLIAVRASDQNKPWVAKLVKAYHSPEVRQYIERQFKGEALVAW
- a CDS encoding electron transfer flavoprotein subunit beta/FixA family protein: MKVLVAVKRVVDYNVKVRVKPDHTGVDTAHVKMSMNPFDEIAVEEAVRLKEAGLVTEIVAVSCGVALCQETLRSALAMGADRAILVETNQELQPLAVAKLLQALVKKEAPQLIILGKQAIDDDANQTGQMLAALCDLPQATFASKVTMVDGRAHVTREIDGGLETLSLTLPAVITTDLRLNEPRYLTLPSIMRAKKKPLETLSPDTLGVDIAPRLKTLKVAEPAARPAGVKVPDVKTLVDKLKNEAKVL
- a CDS encoding electron transfer flavoprotein subunit alpha/FixB family protein, which codes for MTILLIAEHDNHQLKGGMHNAVSAASKLASLSGQELHILVAGHQAQSVANEASQLAGVAKVLLADAVQLAEGLAENVTATALKIAASYSHIVLLASAYGKNIAPRIAAKLDVAQISEVIAIQSLDTFERPIYAGNVIATVQSNDAIKVITVRGTAFEAAAAQNQNAPLEALEAAPETGFSQFMRRELTQLERPELTAAKVVVSGGRGLGSAENYTKLLEPLANQLGAALGASRAAVDAGFVPNDYQVGQTGKIVAPQLYLAVGISGAIQHLAGMKDAKVIVAINKDADAPIFSVADYGLVGDLFELVPELVTELQKA
- a CDS encoding acyl-CoA dehydrogenase, whose product is MSYSAPLKEIIFTMQALAGLEAIAALPGLEDANLDMVRAILEEAAKFNHEIIAPLNRVGDCQPAVLRQGEVTATPGFKSAFAQFTQAGWQGIVHPPAYGGQGLPKLLGAACNEILNAANLSFALCPLLTDGAIEALLTAGSEEQKKRFVPLLISGAWTGTMNLTEPQAGSDLALIRTRAQQQDDGTYKLFGTKIFITYGEHDLAANILHLVLARTTNAPDGVKGLSLFLVPKFLVNQDGSLGARNDVHCVSLEHKLGIHASPTAVLQYGDQGGAIGYLIGAENRGLESMFIMMNAARFAVGMQGIALAERAYQQALAYAKTRLQGRPLDGSTPHAAPIIKHPDVRRMLMTMRALTEGARALAYYAAALRDFAEHAPEAKTKLENQALYEYLVPIVKGWNTELASEVASLGVQVHGGMGFIEETGAAQYYRDARILSIYEGTTAIQANDLVGRKTARDGGAAAKILMARILATEEALAASNSLAAKVMHTHLRAGRHSLESVLDFMVERSKTQPTIAYAGAVLYLKLAGTVLAGWQMARALLIAQEHYALDETFYAQKIATAHFFATHILTQAPGLGAAIMSDSESIESWLAEAQFS
- a CDS encoding helix-turn-helix domain-containing protein; this encodes MSYKRFFQQLRAMRKQAGIKTAQIIAKTGWSRQRISQLERGEVDAQLSTLIALANAVGAELILVPKDLAPLTQSFIASGGTLSPHASKTGVEFLLAQSRS